The Stutzerimonas stutzeri RCH2 genomic interval CCCAGCTGAGTGGTTTTAAAAAGTTCTGAGTGTGTCATTTTGCTTACCTGCATATCTAAGATATTCGATGTTATAAGTCAAAAAAATATGGTTCAAGGAGGTCAGAAGAGCCCGAGCGGTGCTTCGTTGAGGCTGACGTAGATGTTCTTCTTCTGGCTGTAGGCTTCCAGCATTGACTTGTGAGTTTCCCGTCCTAGGCCAGATTTCTTATAGCCACCAAAGGGGGCATGGGCAGGGATCTCATGGTAGGTATTTACCCACATACGTCCGGTTTCCACCGCGCGTGCCACACGTAACGCCCGGTTGATGTCTTGGGTCCAGACTGCACCGGCTAGGCCGTACTCGGAGTCGTTGGCCATGGCGATGACCTCCGCTTCATCCTTGAAAGGAATGACGCACAGAACAGGGCCGAAAATTTCCTCGTAGGCGACGCGCATATCGTTGCGAACACCGACCAGAATCGTTGGCTGGATGAAGAAGCCGGCATCGTAATTGGCACCTGTGAGACGACCGCCGCCGATCAGTACCTCAGCGCCTTCCTGTTTGGCGATATCGACGTAGCCGAGGATCCGTTCCATCTGGGACTTGCTGACCTGTGCACCCATCATGGTGTCCGGGTTCAGTGGGTCACCCACACGTACAGCTTCGAACTTATGCTTGAGCTCAGCTAGGAATCGTTCGTAGATGGATTCGTGAACGAACAGCCGTGCGCCGGATTCGCAGACTTGGCCTTGGTTCCACAGGATGGCGAGGACTGCGCCTTCCACGGCCTTGTCCCAGTTCGCATCGGGGAAAACGATGTTGGCCGACTTGCCGCCCAGTTCAAGGGTGGCGGGAATGATTTTCTTCGCTGCCGCATTGGCGACGAGTTCGCCGACACGCGTCGAGCCGGTAAAGGCAAGCTTGCGCAGGTCCGGATGATCCAGTAACGCCTGCCCAACTGTGGTGCCTAAGCCTGTGACGATGTTGACCACGCCGGCTGGAAGTACCTTAGCGAAGATCTTCGCCAGTTCGAGGATGGTTACCGGGGTCAGCTCGGAAGGTTTGATGACTACGGTGTTACCCGCTGCGATGGCCGGAGCGATCTTCCAGGCGGCCATAAGCAGCGGGAAGTTCCACGGAATCACTTGGCCCACAACTCCGAGGGGTTCACTGAGAGCGATGCTGAGTGTTTGCTCATCCAGCATGACCGCCTCATCCGATTGGCTGCGGATTACGCCGGCGAAGTAGCGGAAGTGATCAATTGCCAGCGGGATGTCGACGGAGCGACTTTCACGAATGGGTTTACCTACATCAAGGGTTTCCAGAACGGCGAACCGATCGGCATCGGCTTCCAGCAGGTCGGCGATCTTCAACAACGCATTGGCGCGTTCCGCAGGTGAGGTGGTACGCCAGGTCATGAAGGCGCGCTGTGCGGCCTGCACCGCGCGGTCGACGTCGGCAGCTGTGGCGTTTGGGATGTTGGTGAGAATTTTTCCGTTGGCGGGGTTGATAATGTCGAGGGTTTCACCGTATTCGTCCGAAACCCACTGGTTGTCAATAAACAGGCCGTAGCTGCTGTCGGGAAGGTGATTCGGATGGGTATCGCTGGAATCTTTCATGGGGGGTGCCTCCTGAGGTTTCTAGCGCGGGTTACGAGTCCAGGCTATTCGCAATATTCATATATGTCAATATAACGCTATTGGTTCCGGCACGTGTGCATATTTCCACGCCCTTGCAGCTCACTTCTGGATCAGCTGGGAACGCGCCGTGCTTCGCGCCAGGGTTGCCTATGCAGCCAGCTCCCTTGAGCTTTTCATCATGGAGGCTGGCTGCATCAGGTATTGATGTTTGCGTTGATGTGCAGATGAAGTTAGAACGGCGCGTCAATATCGATGACGCTAATCAGCTTGTGATTGACGAATTCCTTGATGCCCAAGCCGATTAGCTCGCGCCCGTAGCCGGAGCGTTTGATTGCGGATTCCACGCTGACTCGGACACCCATTCCACGCACATCCGGACAGTGATTCCACGCTGACCCGGACACTCATTCCACGAGCATCCGGACACCGATTCCACGGCCATCCGGACACTTTTCAGGCAGGCAGACGGCTTGTATGGTCATTAGACATCCCGTTACGACAGGGTATCGAAGGCTGGCGCATTCAACCGACGTGCTTGATTGGCCCCGAATACTTCGCTATAGCATGATTATTGGTTACTAGGATGAAGCCTTCCGAAGCGGCTTGTCCGATGAGCATCCGATCAAATGGGCGCTGTGAAGGAGAGGCGAGGCCGCAGCCGTAATGGCGTGTCGGCTGGTCATGGACAGCTCCTTGTAGTCGCCGTCCAGAAGAGACCTTCTTAGTACTCCTGTATCGAACTGAAAGCTGGCTTTGCCCATCGCGTTTTGGCCGATTTCCCAGATGCTAGCGGCGCTGATGAACAGCTCATTGGCGCGATCCTCGATCATCTCCACAGCCCCGAGTTAGCTAACCTACTTAGTCTATCCCCTCGTTGGAGGGGCAGCTGTCATGGTCAATTGCAGGCTGTAAATAATTGCGGTTTTTCCGTGACGCTGCGGTTATATGGAATTATGGCTCAGCCATAATTATTGCTGAGCCATAATTTCCATCATTTTGTGGCCCCGCCGTACAGCTCGACGCGTGACGCGCTTCGTGCGTGCACTAGATAGGCAGCTAGATGTTAGTGAGCAGATCTCAGCGTACGCAGACTGAATCGAACCTGCCCCTCGCTACAAATTACTCAGGTCATCCGCTTTCGTTTGCAATTTAAGCAGTCGCGAGGAGTCGCGGTACCCTTCCGCGTCACAGACGCGCCTCGCTTGTGGTGATTACCAACGGTGCGAAATTTCAAAATTCGAAAAGACGACTCCGAGCCGGTTGGATCAGCCTCGCATCGTCCGTGGAGATATGTCTTGATCTCAAATAGTCATTGGCCGCGCCTAGGGTAAGTCCGATAAGGATTATCTTTCTTGCTCTTCTGGTGCGTGAGTTCTGGCAATCCTTGTCAATATATACGTATTACAAATACCGATGGTCAGTGGTTGGCTTTTTCTTTTCTAAAAGTGCTTGACGAGCAGTGGTTGGAGCTGGATTATTTTATTGCATTGGTTTCAGGTTGCTGTTTTTTGTCCAATACTGAGCGTAGTGGGGCGATGCCATAGGCTTGCATCGATGAATAAGGTACTTAGTTTAATAATGGAGGTTGATGGGGTTGCGCTGCTCGCCTTTTAGACTCAGGCCATATATTAATAGTCAGAACTGACGCTCATTGGGAAACAAGCTTTTCATACTTGGTAGGTTTGTCAAGGTAGGGACGTTTTGCCCAGATTCTGCCTCTAGACATCTATGGCTCAGATAGAGAGATGGTATGGACGATTTAAAGAAAGTATCTTATTTGTTATACGCCCCGGGTGAGGTAATGCCTGGTATCGAGATGTCGTTAGCAGAGGCGTGCGCGCGTGGTTCAGCGGCTGCGTTGCTTGACGAGGTGCCTTTCTGTGTTGTGCGTGACTGGATCTGGATCGATCTCATCGTGCCTGACGCGATACGAGAAACGTTACAGGCGGCCGGGCAACAGCCCGCGATGGTGTATGCCGGCCGCGTGTTGTACGACAGTGCCAACCGTTTCCAAGAGGGTGACTGGGTGCGTACAACACAACTGATTGAGTTTGCCGATGGGTGCATTTTCAGAACGCGCAATACGCGATATGTGCTTGCTGGCCCAGGGGCTCGCAAAAGCGCCGAGCTCACTACTGTGTTGAAGATTTTTTGATGCGTCGTCAGATATTGGCGGGCATGGACGTACCAGACAACCGACACCCCGATGTGCCTTGCGACGTCTGTGGTACCTCCATGCGAGTGCCTGGGTACGGCGAACAGTTCGGTGTGCTGCAAGCGCACTGGGGATACGGCGCGCGACATGACGGTGAGCGTTATCGCGTACGGATGTGTGAAACCTGCTTCTTCATGACCTTGGCGTACCTGCGACAGGAGCGACGCATACATCATTTGTTTGGCGACGCCCCGCAGCATGAAGACTACAAGTTTGGGCGTATTGCTCGAGACGATTATTGGTTGGACAGCTAGCCGTTAGTGGGGGGGGCAACGAGTTTTGATCCGAATTTGGGTGCTGACGTGATGAGTTCAACTAAACGAAGTATCGACCAAACACGTGATGTATCTGACGCGTTGTCGCGAGCAATGGATATGTGTTTTGGTAGGGAAGTTACGGCGTATCTCACGGACGCTTATTTAATCGCAGGCTGTTGTATCGGCGTGGTTCATCGTCACGTGCGGGCGGATGTGTATGGAAGGTTCCAGGACGGTCACCGGGTTCGGACCTCAGATGTACTGAAAGCTCATGAGCAAGGCGGTTTTTGGGCGCTGTTTACCGCCACGGGCAGCTTGTACGTTATTGTGACTTTCAAAGAAGACGGGCGCCTGTCACTGGATTGGCTGTTGGCACAGAGGGCAAAAGGCATACACGCAACCCCGGTAACGATTCAGTGATCCGTTTCTCGTGTCACTACTATAAAACTGAGCCCACGGTCCGTGCTGATGCTCGTAAGTTTATATCCTCTGAGGAAAAGAAGGGCGGGGTGTCATGCAGGTAAAGCGTTGGGGGCAGCTTGATGCGCTTCGTCAACAAATTGGAGAAAGTCGCTGGTTACTTTGCGTGGATCTGGAAGCGACTTGCGATGAATACCCTGCCGGCCTAAACGAGGCGGCCCGGAACGCTCACGTATTGAAGGTCCAGCGCGACGAGATGGAGACGATCGAAATTGGCATCGCGCTGTTGGATGTTCAGTTGGAGTACAGGATTGTCGATCATTTCGGACAGTTTGTCCGACCGCTACTTCGCCCCACGCTAACTGAGTTTTGCACGGGGCTGACCGGCATATCTCAATCTGACGTCGATACTGCAAAGCGTTTCGCGGAGGTACAAGATCAGCTTGGTGACTGGCTGAGGCCGCGAAATACAGAAGGCTGGCGCTGGTGCTCTTGGGGCGATTACGACCGAAACCAGCTGAAGGAGGACGCTTTCAGAGCAGGGGTAGATGTATTGCTGGATCCGGCGCGTCATATCAATCTAAAGAAGTGCTTTTGGAAGATTTTCGCTTGCCGTGCGCTAGGGCTGAAGTGTGCAGTGGAAAACATAGGCCTTTCCTGGGAGGGTGAGCATCACAGGGCCATCGACGATGCGCGTAATCTGGCACGGTTAGCGCAGTTACTGCTCAGCGCGAGGCAACCGACGTAGTAGGGCGGACGGCGCTGTGCCTGCTCATCAATTCTACCCCGTGGCCGCCCGGCTCGCATCGAGCCGCCATCTCACCAGTGCATACGGAACACATCTGGATAACATCATAAAGAGATTCAACATGTAGCTTGGCGTGAGGTATTGGCTGATGCACCCGAATTGCCGATACTGCTAAATGGCCAGCATGCTTGTATAGGGAGTCGAAGCGATGGCAGGGAAGCGTAAGCGCAGCAGCAAGTCTGGCGTATCTGGAGCGATGGTTCTGTGTGCCCTAGTGATTGGGGGGCTAGCTTCCGTTCCCAAGGGTGTTTGGGTTTTCTTGGGCGGAGCACTCATTGTCGGCATAGGCGGGTGGCTAGTAATAAAGGCCTTCAGCAAACCGTCAGTCATGTCTTCGGCAACAACTATGCGGCCACCTCAAGGGGGAACTCGTTCAAGTTCCTCGGACCTCGGCATAAGCACCGGCCTGACGTTTTCATTGGATGAGGTCTCGCCACTAAATGAGCCCTCTGCTCCTGCGCAAGTCTCGGCGTCGCCCCGGCAGGTTTCGGCAAAGCGAGACGACTCTGGCTTTTTTACCGTAACTTTGGAGGCCACTGAGCGGTCTTCCCACCGAATTCCGAGCGCGCCGGCGAACCTGAATAGTGCCAACGTGCGGTGGCTTTCTGCTGGCGAAAGCATCGAAGTGGCGGGCGAAAATATCCCAATTGGTCTGATCTACGTCGGCGAAGATAAAAACAGGCGCAATGGACCTTCGGAACCGTCACTGATCAACCCGAAACTGAAGGTCGCACGGGGCATCGTCGATATATCTGAGCGTCTCACCTCTTACTGGCCCAGTTACGACAGCATCTCTCCTGAGGCCCGCCGCGCATATTTGCAATGGCTATCCAGTGGTCGTAAGGCTCCGCATGCCAACATCGGCTACGTGTTCCTATTCTTCTACGGTCTTGAGCGTAGGGTTTTTGTCGACGCCAAGACGGATCAGGCTGCGGCGGGCGACATACCTATCATAATTGCCGAGGTAGAGCGGCTGCTCTCGATCTATGGCAAGAATAACTCCTTCAATAACTACGCCAGTCGCTTCGTAGACTTCCTCCGCCAAGGCCAAATACTCGCCAGGCGCTATCAAAAGGCGCCGCCGGCACCATTACCTTACGGCTACGAAATGCCTGTAGAGCTGCGTATTGGCCTGGGTCAGTTGGCGGCTGACAAGCAACCAATGCCGGCTGACTGGGCGTTGGCCTGGGTGCTGTCTGATCACAACGTCGGGAAGCGAACACCCGTAACCCGTTGTAAAGAAGCGTTCGCCCAGTTGTTCTGCATGCGCTACGAGGAACGTTATGGCGCCGGTATGGTGCTCCCTCAGAACAAGACCCGTCTGAGACTCCAATACAACACCGCTTCTGCGGGTCTACCACCCCAAGAACTGGATGGCCTATCCGGTATTCCTGACGTCACGGCGACTAGCGCAGCTCGGAAGAAGCTGCAGCAGTTGGTTGACGAATGCACGGTGCAGTTGGAGCCCTACAGTCGTTATCTCGGCCGCAACCCCGACACTCCTGATGCACTAGAAGGGCTGTTACAGTTGCCTGTAAACCTGTGGCCGCCAACAGCTCGAACAGCGCTCGCCGAGCTAAAGCAACGCATCGGCGACGGCATGGTGGTCATGAGCTTCGGTGAGCTGGCAGGACGACTGCAGTGTGCAGGTAGCCTGTCGCGAGAAAAGGTTCTGACGCTCGCCCGCGCGCTGGAGTCTTTACACATCGGTATCGAGCCGGATGTGCTGACAGGCAGCCGAACACCCAAGTCTGAGGACAATGTGGCGCTCTTTGCGACCCAGGCTGACGATGGTGATCTGCGGTCTTCGCCGGCTTATAGCGCCGCCTCTGTTACGTTGGACCTTGCTTGTGCTGTGGCTGCGGCCGATGGTGACACGTCGCCGCAGGAAATTATGCTGCTATCCCAGCATATAGACTCTTGGAGTCACCTGAGCGGTGCTCATCGGAAGCGCCTGAAGGCCCACCTGCGCCTGCAGCTTAACCAGCCACCAACCCTGCAGAGCCTGAAGAAGAAACTGGAGCCCCTGGCCGAGCCGGCGAAGAGGGTTGTGGCGGCTTTTCTCGCTCACTTGGCGCAGGTCGACGGCGAGGTTAGTCCCGCAGAGGTGAAGTTGCTGGAGCGCGTCTACAAGACCCTGCAGCTGGATCCGCAATCGCTGTACAGCGACCTTCATGTGGCCTCCAGTGGCAGCTCCGTTGGCTCATCGCAGACAACGCCTTCCATACCCGGAGCAAGTCCGTCCAAGCCCGTTGGCGGATTTGCTCTGGACCAGGAGCGCATCGCTCAGCTGCAGCGTGAAACGGAACAGGTATCTGCGCTGCTGGCTCAGGTTTTCGTTGACGACAAGCCTGCTGAGCCAGATGACGTAGTTGTGGAAGAGACTGTTGAGGATACTTCCTCCATTTGTGGCTTAGACGCCGATCACTCAGCCTTCCTGCGTGTACTCGTATCCCGTACCGAGTGGTCTCATGACGAGTTGGAGGCCGTTGCAAGCGATATGGAGCTCATGCTCGACGGAGCATTGGAGCAGATCAACGACATGGCATTTGAGCATTTCGATATGCCAGTCACCGAGGGGGAAGACCCCTTCGAAGTCAACCCTGACATTATGGACAAATTACCGCTATGAGCAGCATCAGAGCCAAGGACCGCGATGCGGTCATCCAGTCCCTGCGCGCCGGCGTCGTTCCCCGTGCAGGCCAGCACCTGATTCAAGTGGGGCGTGTCGGGGAGCTGGAAGCACTCATCCGTGATGTGGAGCGCCTCGCGGAAAGCGGTTCCGCGTTCCGCGTAGTGATCGGTGAGTATGGTGCAGGCAAGACATTCTTCCTCAACCTGGTTCGTTCTATCGCGATGGAGCGCAAGCTCGTCACCATGCATGCCGATCTGAACCCAGATCGTCGTCTCCATGCTACTGGTGGCCAGGCTCGCTCGCTGTATGCCGAATTGGCCAAGAATATGTCCACCCGAACTAAGCCTGATGGCGGCGCTCTGCAAGGAATAGTCGAGAAATTCGTGGCACAGGCCAAGACGGAAGCCAAAGCGTCCGGCAAAGACAGTGAGGCTGTGATTCGCGAGCATCTAGACCAACTGACAGAGATGGTCAACGGCTATGACTTTGCTGATGTAATCGCGGCCTATTGCAAAGGCTTCGAAGAGGGTAACGAGCAGCTCAAGGCCGATGCTATCCGCTGGTTGCGTGGCGAGTTCACTACCAAGACAGATGCCCGCACCGCACTGGGGGTGCGAACCATCGTCGACGATGCGTCGGTCTACGATCAGCTCAAGCTGCTTGCTCGATTTGTTCGGTTGGCCGGCTTTAGCGGGTTGATGGTATGTCTCGATGAGCTGGTGAACCTGTACAAACTTTCCAACACCCAAGCTCGTAACGCTAACTACGAGCAGATTCTTCGTATCCTCAATGACTCCCTGCAGGGCTCTGCTGAGGGGCTTGGTTTTGTGTTGGGCGGTACACCCGAATTTCTCATGGATACTCGCCGCGGCCTCTACAGCTATCCGGCGCTGCAGTCGCGTCTGGCTGAAAATAACTTCGCCAAGTCCGGGCTGGTAGATCTGTCCGGCCCTGTCATACGCCTCACTAGTCTGACACCTGAGGATTTCTACGTGCTGCTGCAGAAACTGCGTCATGTATACGCGGCAGGCGTGAACGAGCGCTATTTGCTACCCGACGAAGCATTGCCGCTGTTTATGGCCCACTGCAACCAGCGGATGGGTGAGGCCTACTTCCGTACCCCGCGGACGACCATTACCGCATTCATCAGCCTGCTAGCGGTGTTGGAGCAGAATCCTGACGCTGATTGGCGGACCCTGTTGGGTGCCGTGGAGATTGCACCGGATCGAGGCGGTGAGGCCGATATCCAAGTGGATGCGGACGATGAGCTTGCCACCTTCCAGCTCTGAATCGGTTGGCTTCGAACTCCTTGAACCGCGAATCCAGCGCTGGATATGGACCGAGGGCTGGACCTCCCTACGCGATGCCCAGGAGCGTGCTATCCCTGCGCTCTTGGGGGCCGACCAGGATGTCATCATCGCGGCGGCTACAGCTGCAGGCAAAACCGAAGCCGCGTTTCTGCCCATCCTTACCAATCTCCTGCAGGACACGGAAAAGCCTGGGGCGGTGCTTTACATCAGCCCGCTGAAGGCTCTCATCAATGACCAGTGGGATCGTTTGGCGAGGCTTTGCGATGAGCTTGAGCTTCCTGTCATTGCTTGGCATGGGGATATCTCAGCGAGCCGCAAACATCGCTTCCTCAAGTCCCCGGAAGGCATTCTGTTGATCACGCCGGAGTCGCTCGAAGCTCTGTTCGTGAACAAGGGAACCAGCCTAGCGGGATTGTTTGCCAACCTGCGGTACCTGGTGGTGGATGAGCTCCATGCCTTTATCGGCAGTGAGCGAGGCAAGCAGCTGCAGTCACTCATGCATCGTGTTGAAACAATCATTGATCGCCCCCTGCCCAGGGTTGGTCTTTCCGCCACGTTGGGCGACATGACGCTGGCTGCTGCCTTCTTGCGTCCCAATGCCCCTCATCATGTGTCGGTGATCGAATCCAAGGGTAGCGGCCAGATACTTAAGGCTCAGATCAGAGGGTATGTGGAGTCCAAGAAAGCGCTCCCGGTACAGCCTGAAGGTGACGATGTTTTTTCTCCGGACCATGCCATCGCAGAGCATCTCTTTCAGGTCCTACGCGGCAGCAATAACCTGATCTTCCCCAACAGTCGAACTCAGGTTGAGTGGTTCGCTGACAATCTGCGGCGCCGTTGCGAGCAGAATGGTGTACCGAACGAGTTCTGGCCGCATCACGGCAGTTTGGCGAAGGACATTCGAGAGGAAACCGAGAAAGCGCTGAAAGCCGGTGACCGGCCTGCCACCGCAGTCTGCACTACCACGCTGGAGCTTGGGGTCGATATCGGCAGCATCAAGACGGTAGTGCAGATCGGGGCTCCGCCATCGGTAGCTAGCTTGCGTCAACGCTTGGGGCGATCCGGACGCCGTCCGGGAGAGGCAGCCATTCTCCGAAGTTACTGTAAGGAGCGTCAGCTAGACGATGGCTCGCCCCTGTCGGATCGACTTCGCCAGGGTTTGCTGCAAAGCATCGCGATGATCCGGTTGTTGATGCAGGGCTGGTTCGAGCCTCCTCGTGTTCATGGTCTTCATTTATCGACGCTGGTACAGCAGTGCCTCTCGGTGATAGCCCAGCGGGGTGGAGCTACAGCTGCAGAGCTGTGGAGCACCTTGATACGCAGTGGTCCGTTCACTGGGGTGGAGCAGGGCAGCTTCCTCAGTTTGCTTCGTGCCCTCGGTGAGCGCGATTTGATAACCCAGGAAACATCGGGGCTCCTGCTGCCCGGCGTAGTGGGGGAACGCCTGATCAACCACTACGACTTCTACAGTGCATTTGTCAGTAATGAAGAGTTCCGCCTGGTATGCGATGGGAAACCACTTGGCGCATTGCCCGTCTCCAGGCCATTGACCGTCGATCAGCGAATCATCTTTGCTGGGCGCCGCTGGCGGGTGACGAGCGTGGACACTGAGGCCAAGGTCGTTGTCGTGAGATCCGATCCCGGTGGTGCTCCCCCGTCCTTTGACGGGCTTGGAGCCCGTGTACATGATCGGGTTCGGCAAGAGATGAGGAGCGTCTTGTTGGAGGCGGACGTCTACCCCTATCTTGATACTACGGCACAAGAGCTACTAGCTCAGGCACGTAGCGCTTTTTCGGACCTTGGACTGGCACATTCGAGCATGACCGAAAGCGGAGGTAAGACTTACCTTTTCAGCTGGCGAGGCGATTGGACAAACGATGCCCTAGCCATCTTGTTGACGCACACCGGACTAGCCAGTGAGAACAGCGGGTTTGTCATCGAGGTTGAGGGAGATCGGACGTCGCTTGAAAGCAAGCTGCGTGAGATCGCCGAGTGGGACGGTATTGATGAATCCGCTGTTCTGGCGGACGTACAGAACATGGCTCAAGAAAAATGGGATTGGGTGCTTCCGCCAGCATTACTCATGCAGTCTTACGCCACGATGCATTTGGACTTGGGTGGAGCAAAGGCCTTGGCATTGGCTCTAGTGAGCCAGCCTGCGGAGACGGCCTGAATCTAGCTTATTTGTGTGGTGCCTGCTTTGTTGAAAGCCGACTTTGGTTCATCTGCTGTAGATGAACCATAATCCATGCGCTTTTGTTGGTGCAATCTTTAAGCGTGCGTCGGTTGTCGGGCATTAGTAAATGAAAGGCTACCGAGACAGTAAAGATTTGAAGTGAGCAGCCTTCAAGTTAATCAGGCGATCTACAATAAAGCCAGCGTCTAACCGAGTCGCATTGAAGCCAATTTAGTCAATAAACGTCTTTATCTATAGCGCGCCTCGGTTGCATGCGGCTTTTGATTAGGAATGCAATGGCGGGACATTAGCGCTTGCACGCTTACCGTGGCGCATTGAAATCCAAAATATCCAGTTGCTCGGTCAGCCAGCGATATGCCTGATATGTGCTATTAAATTTACGAACTAGGGTGCGTACACCTTTATCTATGTTACAGTCGCGGAGCGTGAGGCCAAGACCTTCTTCGTCGATTTCGTAGGTCTTTGCTTTCATATCGCCGAGCTGCATCGCAAGCAGCCTAACGTCATCGAGTGAGTGAATGGGGGCGATGCTGTGCTTGCGCACGTAGGAGCGTACCTTCTCTGAAAGCTCATTGAAGTCATCTGCATTAATGCGGTGGACTATATCATCTGAATCTGGGATTTGCTCCGGATAGTCATCATCAAGTGATACGCAGTGTTCCACACCGTGAATGCTTGCTACTAGGTATTGACCGCCGACTTCGTCGCGCTCGCGGTTAAGAATTAGGATAGACATGTTTTTTCCTCAGGTTGTTGTTCTGTTCATTATTCTAAGTTGCTCCGCTTTAAAAAGGCAATAGGCTATACTGTATTTTTATACAGCTTA includes:
- a CDS encoding aldehyde dehydrogenase family protein, producing MKDSSDTHPNHLPDSSYGLFIDNQWVSDEYGETLDIINPANGKILTNIPNATAADVDRAVQAAQRAFMTWRTTSPAERANALLKIADLLEADADRFAVLETLDVGKPIRESRSVDIPLAIDHFRYFAGVIRSQSDEAVMLDEQTLSIALSEPLGVVGQVIPWNFPLLMAAWKIAPAIAAGNTVVIKPSELTPVTILELAKIFAKVLPAGVVNIVTGLGTTVGQALLDHPDLRKLAFTGSTRVGELVANAAAKKIIPATLELGGKSANIVFPDANWDKAVEGAVLAILWNQGQVCESGARLFVHESIYERFLAELKHKFEAVRVGDPLNPDTMMGAQVSKSQMERILGYVDIAKQEGAEVLIGGGRLTGANYDAGFFIQPTILVGVRNDMRVAYEEIFGPVLCVIPFKDEAEVIAMANDSEYGLAGAVWTQDINRALRVARAVETGRMWVNTYHEIPAHAPFGGYKKSGLGRETHKSMLEAYSQKKNIYVSLNEAPLGLF
- a CDS encoding DUF6957 family protein translates to MDDLKKVSYLLYAPGEVMPGIEMSLAEACARGSAAALLDEVPFCVVRDWIWIDLIVPDAIRETLQAAGQQPAMVYAGRVLYDSANRFQEGDWVRTTQLIEFADGCIFRTRNTRYVLAGPGARKSAELTTVLKIF
- a CDS encoding 3'-5' exonuclease, whose protein sequence is MQVKRWGQLDALRQQIGESRWLLCVDLEATCDEYPAGLNEAARNAHVLKVQRDEMETIEIGIALLDVQLEYRIVDHFGQFVRPLLRPTLTEFCTGLTGISQSDVDTAKRFAEVQDQLGDWLRPRNTEGWRWCSWGDYDRNQLKEDAFRAGVDVLLDPARHINLKKCFWKIFACRALGLKCAVENIGLSWEGEHHRAIDDARNLARLAQLLLSARQPT
- a CDS encoding TerB N-terminal domain-containing protein; amino-acid sequence: MAGKRKRSSKSGVSGAMVLCALVIGGLASVPKGVWVFLGGALIVGIGGWLVIKAFSKPSVMSSATTMRPPQGGTRSSSSDLGISTGLTFSLDEVSPLNEPSAPAQVSASPRQVSAKRDDSGFFTVTLEATERSSHRIPSAPANLNSANVRWLSAGESIEVAGENIPIGLIYVGEDKNRRNGPSEPSLINPKLKVARGIVDISERLTSYWPSYDSISPEARRAYLQWLSSGRKAPHANIGYVFLFFYGLERRVFVDAKTDQAAAGDIPIIIAEVERLLSIYGKNNSFNNYASRFVDFLRQGQILARRYQKAPPAPLPYGYEMPVELRIGLGQLAADKQPMPADWALAWVLSDHNVGKRTPVTRCKEAFAQLFCMRYEERYGAGMVLPQNKTRLRLQYNTASAGLPPQELDGLSGIPDVTATSAARKKLQQLVDECTVQLEPYSRYLGRNPDTPDALEGLLQLPVNLWPPTARTALAELKQRIGDGMVVMSFGELAGRLQCAGSLSREKVLTLARALESLHIGIEPDVLTGSRTPKSEDNVALFATQADDGDLRSSPAYSAASVTLDLACAVAAADGDTSPQEIMLLSQHIDSWSHLSGAHRKRLKAHLRLQLNQPPTLQSLKKKLEPLAEPAKRVVAAFLAHLAQVDGEVSPAEVKLLERVYKTLQLDPQSLYSDLHVASSGSSVGSSQTTPSIPGASPSKPVGGFALDQERIAQLQRETEQVSALLAQVFVDDKPAEPDDVVVEETVEDTSSICGLDADHSAFLRVLVSRTEWSHDELEAVASDMELMLDGALEQINDMAFEHFDMPVTEGEDPFEVNPDIMDKLPL
- a CDS encoding ATP-binding protein, producing MSSIRAKDRDAVIQSLRAGVVPRAGQHLIQVGRVGELEALIRDVERLAESGSAFRVVIGEYGAGKTFFLNLVRSIAMERKLVTMHADLNPDRRLHATGGQARSLYAELAKNMSTRTKPDGGALQGIVEKFVAQAKTEAKASGKDSEAVIREHLDQLTEMVNGYDFADVIAAYCKGFEEGNEQLKADAIRWLRGEFTTKTDARTALGVRTIVDDASVYDQLKLLARFVRLAGFSGLMVCLDELVNLYKLSNTQARNANYEQILRILNDSLQGSAEGLGFVLGGTPEFLMDTRRGLYSYPALQSRLAENNFAKSGLVDLSGPVIRLTSLTPEDFYVLLQKLRHVYAAGVNERYLLPDEALPLFMAHCNQRMGEAYFRTPRTTITAFISLLAVLEQNPDADWRTLLGAVEIAPDRGGEADIQVDADDELATFQL
- a CDS encoding DEAD/DEAH box helicase is translated as MSLPPSSSESVGFELLEPRIQRWIWTEGWTSLRDAQERAIPALLGADQDVIIAAATAAGKTEAAFLPILTNLLQDTEKPGAVLYISPLKALINDQWDRLARLCDELELPVIAWHGDISASRKHRFLKSPEGILLITPESLEALFVNKGTSLAGLFANLRYLVVDELHAFIGSERGKQLQSLMHRVETIIDRPLPRVGLSATLGDMTLAAAFLRPNAPHHVSVIESKGSGQILKAQIRGYVESKKALPVQPEGDDVFSPDHAIAEHLFQVLRGSNNLIFPNSRTQVEWFADNLRRRCEQNGVPNEFWPHHGSLAKDIREETEKALKAGDRPATAVCTTTLELGVDIGSIKTVVQIGAPPSVASLRQRLGRSGRRPGEAAILRSYCKERQLDDGSPLSDRLRQGLLQSIAMIRLLMQGWFEPPRVHGLHLSTLVQQCLSVIAQRGGATAAELWSTLIRSGPFTGVEQGSFLSLLRALGERDLITQETSGLLLPGVVGERLINHYDFYSAFVSNEEFRLVCDGKPLGALPVSRPLTVDQRIIFAGRRWRVTSVDTEAKVVVVRSDPGGAPPSFDGLGARVHDRVRQEMRSVLLEADVYPYLDTTAQELLAQARSAFSDLGLAHSSMTESGGKTYLFSWRGDWTNDALAILLTHTGLASENSGFVIEVEGDRTSLESKLREIAEWDGIDESAVLADVQNMAQEKWDWVLPPALLMQSYATMHLDLGGAKALALALVSQPAETA